ATCTTCAAAGAATCTGTCAATTGGTAAATTTCGATCTTTCGTATTGAGCAGGGAGGTCTTGTATTTCAAAAACTTGACATCATGCGGCGTGTTCGATATGTGCGGGAAAATATCTTTCCAATATAGTGCTTGAACGGAAAACAATAGTGCCCGAACGGAAACCCGGTTTTGGGTACAACCTGAGCCGGAGGGCGGGCTGTTTCACGCTGCATCGCAAAATTGCCTGCCCGCAGGCGGCGCACTGCTCCAAATAGGGGTTTTTCGTTCAGGCACAATATAGATCTTCGTCTTCGTGCGAGGCATTACGATTCTGCTTCCCAGAAGCGCGTTGAAAAGGAATATTCCGTGAACCTGATTGCATTTGACATGGACGGCGTCATCGTGGACGTCTCTTCCTCCTATCGGGAGATGATACCGCTCATCGCCCGAAAATTCTTTGAACCTTCTCCGGATGCCGCAGCGCTGCCGACCCCCATAATTTCGCTGGAGGATATCGCCTGGATCCGGAACCAGGGGGGGTGGAACAACGACTGGGATCTGTCTGCCCTCGTCATCAGTCTTGCCTTGTCCACCATGCAGCTCGCTATTCCGGAATCCGCAGGTGATGCATGGACCCTTTGGCGAACAACCCTTCAATCCTGCAAACTCACCGGTCTCATCGATTACCTGAATTCGGTGCCAATGCCCATATCAACTCGGTTCCGGCAACTGGGGGCCTTTCGCCATCCGTTTGTCGATTTGATGGACCAGGGAGATATCGAAACGGGCAACGTGATCCGCAGACTCTTTCAGGAACTGTATCTGGGTTCCGATCTTTTTCGGGCGACATATTCGCTTGAGCCGAAAAGCCATCGCGGTCCGGGGTTGATCGAAACCGAACGGCTACTGATTCCCGTGTCTTTTTTTGAACGGCTTTCCGAGCAGCACATTTTGGCTATCGCTACGGGAAGGCCTTTTGCGGAAGCTTTTTATACACTTCGGCTTTTCGGAATCGAAAATTACTTTTCCCGCATCCTGACGCTCGATGATTGCGACCTTGCTACGGATTGGACACTGGCCCTTTCTCATGATCGCCCTTCTCTCGAAAAGCCCGATCCTTTCATGCTCAATGCCATTTATGCGGGTCTGGAGCGACCGGTCGAGGGCCAGTTCTATATCGGTGATATGCCGGATGATATGAAGGCTGCCAAACGTGCATCTCCTTCGTTCACGGCGATCGGTTTGCTGAGTTCGGATGCGGCTCCAGAAGAGCTGAAGCGTCGACTGGTTGAAGCCGGAGCCGATATGCTGGTCGAATCGGTGGACGAGCTGGAGCGTATTGTTACCGGAAGCGAACCTGTTTCTCCGGTGCAGCATCCATGACTGACCGGGTTGTCGAATGTGTTTATACGCAAGATCCGCTTTGAGCGGTTGGACCTGTCGATGACAGGCGCAAGCGAATATCATTGCGGAATATCTTGAGGGAGGCATGTGCATGAAATTGGTGTCCTGGAACGTCAACGGCCTGGCTGCCATTCTGAAAAAAGATTTCATCGGTTCGGTTCATAGAATCGATGCCGATGTCCTGGCCATTCAGGAGACCAAACTCCAGCCCGATAAGCTCAACGATATGATGGAACATATCGAAGGATACCGCTCATTCTGGTCTTTTTCGACCCGAAAGAAAGGATACAGCGGTGTCGGGCTTTATACCCGGATCGAGCCGAGCGAAGTGGGATACGGGATCGGGATCCCGGAATACGATGAAGAAGGCCGCATTCTCTGGATGGATTTGGAAGACTTCGTGTTTTTCAATGTCTACTTTCCCAATGGGCAGACCGGTGAAGAGCGGTTGCGCTACAAGTTGCGCTTTTACGAGGATTTTTTTGCCTATACCGATGCGCTTCGCCAGCGCGGCAGAAACGTGGTCATTGCCGGCGATTTCAATACGGCGCACAACGAGATCGATCTGAAAAATCCCAAGGCCAACGAAAACTATTCCGGTTTTCTTCGCATCGAGCGGGATTGGATGGATCGGATCGTTGATGCGGGATATGTCGACACGTTTCGAACGTTGTATCCCGAAACCGTCAAGTATTCCTGGTGGACGTATCGATTCGGTGCCAGAGAGCGCAATGTCGGATGGCGTATCGATTATTTCTTTGTCAACCGAACCATCCTGGAAAAAGGTTGGATCAAGGATGCATTTATCGACAACGATATTATGGGTTCGGATCATTGTCCTGTGGGTTTGATCATCGACTCTTGATGCTTCCTGCAAGTCTTTCTTGACAGTTTCCAGGCAAATTGGGTATTTAATCAGCTTATTTTCAAAATCGGGCGGAGGTGGACACGACCTCCGCTCGTGTCTTTTCATCAAAACCGTTTTCAGGCGGGTACACAGGTGAGAAAATCGATGAAAAACGGGTGAATCGGTATTCGGAACGTGTGGAATCCATGTTGTCGCGTCATCAGCGTGAATCTGATAAAGACCGATGTTTTGTAGCCATTGAATCAGCAAAGGAGACATCCGGATATGGGTGGAAAAAAGAAAGCGGAAAAACAGAAACCTCTCGACAAAATGACCGTGAAGGATTTGCGGGACCTTGCCAAGCAGGAGACCGATCTGCAGGGTGTGTTTGGAATGAACAAGGCGGAGCTCATCGGGGCCATCAGCAAAGCCAGGGGAATTGTGCTGGAAGAACCCAAAAAGACCAGTTCCTCGGTGCGCGAGATCAAGGCGAAGATGCGAGGACTCAAAGCGGTTCGTGAAAATGTGCTGAAGGAATCGAACGAAAAGATGGCCGGCATTCTGAAGAAGCGCATCAACAGGCTGAAAAAATTGACCCGTCGGGTCGGCTGATCGGCTTCTGCCGGATTTTCGGGGCGAATGGCTTTCAATCCATTCGGGGATTTTCTATGGGACATCATGGTATGGGAACGCAGGATTGTTGGGGAACGCGCATGATCCATCCAGATACCCTTGCTTTTGATGTGGATGGCGTGCTTGCCGATACGATGGGGCTTTTCCTGGCCATTGCTTCCGAAGAATACCGGATCGACCGGGTATCGTATCACGACATCACCTGCTATGAATTGAGCGACTGTCTCGATATCGATCCCGCCATCATCGATGCGATCATCGGGAAAATCCTGGACGGGGATTACGCTGCGCCACTGATGCCCATTGCCGGCGCCTCCCAGGTCGTCAACCGACTGGCTCAGGCTGCCGATCCGGTTCTGTTCGTTACGGCAAGGCCGTATCCTGGTCCTATCCGGGATTGGATCGAAACCCAGATGTCGCTGAGCAACCGCTGCTACGAGCTGGTGACGACAGGCTCTTTCGAGGCCAAGGCGCAGGCACTTCACGAGCGGGGAATTTGCCATTTTGTCGATGATCGGCTCGAAACCTGTTACCATTTGCAGGAAGCAGGAATCGAGCCGATCGTCTTCGCTCAGCCGTGGAACAGGAAACGGCACCCATTCCGGGAGGTTGCATCCTGGCAGGAGATCCAGGCTCTTATTGCCTGGCCTCCGGCTGAAAGTCCAACCGTATGAACCCGTTCCTCGAGCGCTTCATCACCCATCTCGAAACGGAAAAAGGGTTTTCAGCGCACACCATCCGGGCGTATAGAAACGATATCGAGCAGTTTTTCGAGTCGGTCGCCCAGATGCTCGGCCTTTCGGAAGAGCGGATCGACATCGACAACGATATCGATCCATTGGTGATCCGGGGGTATCTTGCCGGGCTTTACGATCATCATCGAAAGAGTTCCATTGGACGAAAGATTTCGGCGGTACGTTCTTTTTTTCGTTTCCTGGTGCGCAGGGGGTTGGTCCGGAAGAATCCGGCCGAGCATGTGGCCACCCCGAAGGCAGAAAAACCCATCCCGGTATTTCTGCCGGTGGATGATATGTTTCGTTTGCTCGATGGTATCGATACGGGATCTCTTCCGGGGCTACGCGACAAGGCCATGCTTGAAGTGCTGTATTCGACGGGGATTCGCGTATCGGAACTGACCGGTATGAACGAGCAGGATTTAGATGACCGGCAGGGCCTCATTCGAATCCGCGGAAAAGGGTCGAAGGAGCGGATCGTTCCGGTTGGCAAGCGGGCCATCGAGGCTGTGCGGGCCTATCGCAAGGCCCTTGAAGAAACCCGCGACCTGCCGAGCAAACCGGATGAACCTGCGGTGTTTCTCGGCAATCGTGGAAAAAGAATCAGCCCGAGAACCGTCTATCGCATACTGGAGGGTTGGATCCGCACCTGCGGCATCCCTTTCCGCATTTCCCCCCACAAGATCAGGCATTCCTTTGCAACGCACATGCTGGATGCGGGGGCTGGGCTTCGGAGTGTCCAGGAAATGCTGGGGCACCAAAGTCTCTCGACTACCCAGAAATATACCCATGTATCGATCGACAAACTGATGGCCGTCTATGACAAGGCGCATCCCCGCAAGAGCGGGGCTTGAGGCGCAGACATCGTTTTGGACGCCATCCGATGAAAGAGAATTCGTGGATTTCATGCAGACCGATCACCGAGGCAGGTTTTCGCCATTTCACGGCACAACGGTTCTGGCGGTTCGAAGGAACGGCCGGGTGATCGTCGCCGGGGATGGCCAGGTCACGATGAACGATACGATCGTCAAGCATCGGGCACGAAAGGTGCGACGCATCTATCATGACCGCATCATCGTCGGATTTGCCGGAGCAACGGCCGATGCCTTGACCCTTTCCGAAAAGCTCGAGGCCAAGCTGGAGAAGAGCAACGGCAATCTGACACGGGCGGCCGTGGACCTGGCGCGGGACTGGCGCACCGACAAGATGCTCAGAAGGCTCGAGGCCCTCATGGTTGCCGCCGATGCCGGCAAGACGTATCTGCTGAGCGGGACCGGCGACATCATCGAACCGGACGAAGATATCATCGCGATCGGATCCGGCGCCGTTGCTGCGCAGGCGGCCGCTACGGCACTGATGCGTCACAGTCCGCTCGATCCACTGGAGATTGTGAAGCATGCCATGGCGATAGCCGCATCGCTCTGTGTGTATACCAACTCCGAAATCACCATCGAGGAAATCACATCGAATGGAAGTATTGAAGCCGGTTGACATCGTTCGGGAACTCGACAAATACATCGTTGGGCAGCATGAGGCCAAACGTTCCGTCGCCATCGCCCTGCGAAACCGCTGGCGGCGACAGCAGGTACGGGAAGAGTTGCGGGATGAAATCGCACCGAAGAATATTATCCTGATCGGTCCGACCGGTGTGGGAAAAACCGAAATCG
The nucleotide sequence above comes from Desulfatirhabdium butyrativorans DSM 18734. Encoded proteins:
- a CDS encoding tyrosine recombinase XerC, whose protein sequence is MNPFLERFITHLETEKGFSAHTIRAYRNDIEQFFESVAQMLGLSEERIDIDNDIDPLVIRGYLAGLYDHHRKSSIGRKISAVRSFFRFLVRRGLVRKNPAEHVATPKAEKPIPVFLPVDDMFRLLDGIDTGSLPGLRDKAMLEVLYSTGIRVSELTGMNEQDLDDRQGLIRIRGKGSKERIVPVGKRAIEAVRAYRKALEETRDLPSKPDEPAVFLGNRGKRISPRTVYRILEGWIRTCGIPFRISPHKIRHSFATHMLDAGAGLRSVQEMLGHQSLSTTQKYTHVSIDKLMAVYDKAHPRKSGA
- a CDS encoding Rho termination factor N-terminal domain-containing protein codes for the protein MGGKKKAEKQKPLDKMTVKDLRDLAKQETDLQGVFGMNKAELIGAISKARGIVLEEPKKTSSSVREIKAKMRGLKAVRENVLKESNEKMAGILKKRINRLKKLTRRVG
- the hslV gene encoding ATP-dependent protease subunit HslV; this translates as MQTDHRGRFSPFHGTTVLAVRRNGRVIVAGDGQVTMNDTIVKHRARKVRRIYHDRIIVGFAGATADALTLSEKLEAKLEKSNGNLTRAAVDLARDWRTDKMLRRLEALMVAADAGKTYLLSGTGDIIEPDEDIIAIGSGAVAAQAAATALMRHSPLDPLEIVKHAMAIAASLCVYTNSEITIEEITSNGSIEAG
- a CDS encoding HAD family hydrolase produces the protein MNLIAFDMDGVIVDVSSSYREMIPLIARKFFEPSPDAAALPTPIISLEDIAWIRNQGGWNNDWDLSALVISLALSTMQLAIPESAGDAWTLWRTTLQSCKLTGLIDYLNSVPMPISTRFRQLGAFRHPFVDLMDQGDIETGNVIRRLFQELYLGSDLFRATYSLEPKSHRGPGLIETERLLIPVSFFERLSEQHILAIATGRPFAEAFYTLRLFGIENYFSRILTLDDCDLATDWTLALSHDRPSLEKPDPFMLNAIYAGLERPVEGQFYIGDMPDDMKAAKRASPSFTAIGLLSSDAAPEELKRRLVEAGADMLVESVDELERIVTGSEPVSPVQHP
- a CDS encoding exodeoxyribonuclease III, whose product is MKLVSWNVNGLAAILKKDFIGSVHRIDADVLAIQETKLQPDKLNDMMEHIEGYRSFWSFSTRKKGYSGVGLYTRIEPSEVGYGIGIPEYDEEGRILWMDLEDFVFFNVYFPNGQTGEERLRYKLRFYEDFFAYTDALRQRGRNVVIAGDFNTAHNEIDLKNPKANENYSGFLRIERDWMDRIVDAGYVDTFRTLYPETVKYSWWTYRFGARERNVGWRIDYFFVNRTILEKGWIKDAFIDNDIMGSDHCPVGLIIDS
- a CDS encoding 5' nucleotidase, NT5C type, whose product is MIHPDTLAFDVDGVLADTMGLFLAIASEEYRIDRVSYHDITCYELSDCLDIDPAIIDAIIGKILDGDYAAPLMPIAGASQVVNRLAQAADPVLFVTARPYPGPIRDWIETQMSLSNRCYELVTTGSFEAKAQALHERGICHFVDDRLETCYHLQEAGIEPIVFAQPWNRKRHPFREVASWQEIQALIAWPPAESPTV